GGCATTCTAAGAGGGAATGAAAATAAGCCAATAATAAGCAGGTTGATAAATCCGAGGAACCCGCCAATAAGAACAGGAATATCTTTTTCTTGAGCCTCTGATATACTGGATACAAATTCGTATAGTATATATATGAGTAAACCAATGAACATCAGGAATCCAGGGATGCCTGTTTCTGCCAGTATGTTAAGGTATTCGTTATGTGCATAGTTCATAGTAACATGATTTGAAAATGTCATCAGGGATAATGCCCTATCAGCATATAACGGGAATACAGCATCAAATGCTCCAAACCCAATGCCTAAAACAGGATGTGATGGTGCAAGATATACAAGGATTGATTTCCATGTAAGCAATCTTACAATGTTATCGGAATAATATACATCGAATATAGATGTGAAATGTTTGATCAGGTTGCTTGTCTGACTGAATATCAAGGAAAGCAATAAAGTACCTGCAACCACCATACCTGCTATGTATAAAGGGGACAAATTTATTTTGAATTGCCTTTTCTTTCTTACAGAAATAAGTATGCCAATGCTTACAAGACTTACAATAATGAGAGCAGCCCATGAGGCTCTTGAATGTGAAATTATAACATAAAGTATGCCTTCTATTATGCCAATACTAAGGACAATGCTGATCCACAGTTTTTTCCTGAAAATAAATTGACTTATAAGCAAAGGTAAGGCACTGACAATGTACTCAGCACCAAAATTTGATAGCCCAAAGGTAGATATTGGATTTATCCTGCCATACTGATCAGTGGGGATATAGCCATATACACCTGTAAGCTGAGCAAAACCTATTGATGCACTTATTATGACCCCGATGGCAATAGCAATTGTAAGTAGGTCCATATCGTTTTCATCCGGTGCAAAAATAATCAAAGCAGGATAGATGAAAAATGGACCAAGTACTTTTATGATTTCCACAAACCCTTTTACAGGTACTATTGAGGATATTATAGAAACAACAATCCATACACCTATTATCCCTGTAAACAGCATTACACCGGGTATTTTTGTGGGCATTTTATTCTGATGGATTATAGAGACAAGTCCAAAAAATATAAAAGCAGATAAAGCAGAAAATGTGATCTTTATCCACTCATACTCCCATCCCCACTTGACAATGGGTATTATTAAGCACCAAAATAACATAATCAGTAGAAGAGGCTTTAAATACTTATTCACCAATATAACCTCCGAAGTTTCTTCCAAGTTGAATGATCAAGCCATGAACATTGCTGTTAGCGCCTGGTATGTGCTGGTTAATCAAGTATCCTTTTATATTGAGAAACAGCATTCGGTAGTTGTGTGTTACATAAACCTCATACCTCGTATATTCAGATGATGGGTAATATGATGCACTGTTAAATCCATACTGAAAAACTACATTTGCAGCGGTATTCTGGATGGATGTTATGCCAAGTGTCGTTGAAATATATTGATTCCTGTACCATGTTTGAGGAGTGGAATTGTTGAGAATCCCTCCTGTGATCGAGAATAAGCCAACGTATGATACAGGCAGAGAAAATATAAGATTAAACAAACGATTGTAGATAGGGTACTGGTTATAGAAACCTTTTTGAAATTCCCTTTCATAGGTAAAAGTGGATTGAAGATAAGCAGGTTTAAAATAAGCGCTATATAGTTGTGCAAAATAGCGGAAGTCATCAAGATTATTGCCTGAGCCCTGTGTGTATTTTGTGATCATGTAATTCAGGTCATTGTACACATTAAAGAATTTAAAATCTTTTGTGCCTATACCACCGTCAAAATAATGAGTTTGCGCCAGCCCCTGACCAACTGGTGGATTCTGTATCATTGCAACCCCAATATTATATCCTGCATTCATATAGTAGTGATCCCATGGCTTTAAATAGGTGATGCCTCCTTGCAATAATTCTGTATCCATTGAGCTGGTGCCTGCATCACCGGCGCTTCTTGAATCTAGTACATAAATACCGTTTAAAAGACTTATGGTGTTTGTTGCACGATAATAAAGGTTGTAGCCTGCCTGTGTGCCCTGAGAACTGCCTTTACTGTAGGCATTCGTACTGTAGTTGGCAAAATAGTTGGTAGTTATTCTCCAGTCAGGGGTACTTACAAGGTTTGTATATACATTGAGTTGATCTGTTGAAATTGTTGTTTGTGACGGATATGCAAATGCAAAATTATAGGTGTTTAATCCTGTATAAAGGTGTAATGTTTTGTTAAAGGTTTTATTATCGTTAATACTAAGCCCCTTTGAAGTATAATTGTTGTTCGTGATTAGATCATTCTGGCTAATATACTGATATTGACCTGTTAATATATTATCCTTGTTCGCCTTTGAGAACGATACAACAGAAGTTGTTCTGTCCTGCTTGAATATGT
This is a stretch of genomic DNA from Deltaproteobacteria bacterium. It encodes these proteins:
- a CDS encoding O-antigen ligase family protein; translation: MLFWCLIIPIVKWGWEYEWIKITFSALSAFIFFGLVSIIHQNKMPTKIPGVMLFTGIIGVWIVVSIISSIVPVKGFVEIIKVLGPFFIYPALIIFAPDENDMDLLTIAIAIGVIISASIGFAQLTGVYGYIPTDQYGRINPISTFGLSNFGAEYIVSALPLLISQFIFRKKLWISIVLSIGIIEGILYVIISHSRASWAALIIVSLVSIGILISVRKKRQFKINLSPLYIAGMVVAGTLLLSLIFSQTSNLIKHFTSIFDVYYSDNIVRLLTWKSILVYLAPSHPVLGIGFGAFDAVFPLYADRALSLMTFSNHVTMNYAHNEYLNILAETGIPGFLMFIGLLIYILYEFVSSISEAQEKDIPVLIGGFLGFINLLIIGLFSFPLRMPATAVLFWMYAGIGSLYAHSTFNVKPYVWKISNYVLVVVSFLVFIAAFHITLAQRAYLLANTLFKQNRTQSSAMTGKIEDKLSYAITQAPFYKNYFFDRAMIRINLGNRIGALKDLKDTINLSPYYLQARRWLGILYSDKGDYSNAMKQLNMAYKLAYFSPTVQAIIMNDQTVVLIRKGNYTSALNIVKKAQLLDPYNYALFELQGEASEHLGLYDQSLQAFKHALKLNPDQKDTAVNLASLYIQLKKYDMALSLLKNVKQPDAYVYYNLACAHARMGNYREAWRNISIAIKMNKALYTSALNDPDLSALQTFLKKLPVGLL